Part of the Ammospiza caudacuta isolate bAmmCau1 chromosome 3, bAmmCau1.pri, whole genome shotgun sequence genome, TGTACTCAAACCACACACTGCTGGTACTTAGAATGCTGGGCTGACCTCTTCCCATTGACTGCTTGCAGTGTCCCCAGCTTCCAGCCCTTCAAAAGCACAACAGTGTGATACTCCTGCCCTTTAACAGGCTTCTCTGAGACCAGGGATAGCACAGAAACACTGACGGAAGCCACAGGTGCACTTAAGAATGGAAGGTCAGGCAGTGAAATGACAGGGGGTAAAGTACAGTATTTCTCTGAAAGAGTTGTTTTTGCAGCTCAAGAACTGGAATCCTTCAAGAGCTTGTGCAAGGTCTACAGAGCAGAGTATAAACGAATTGGTTGTAGGGCTCCACAAAATAACATAGTGTTTAAAAGGACCCTCCTGACATTTCAAACTCTCAGTGTTGCTGTAATCCAGCAATTCTTTGCTACCGGTATGAAGACCATTCCTactgaagagaggaaagaaaacaaaacttccaTGAAGTTTATCTTACAAGACCAATGTTTGACAAGACACCATTTAAAAAGACATTGAGAAACaattcccagtgctctgctgatGCCATCCTAGTCAGGAAAACATCTATCAGATATCAATCTGGACactaatttttctcattttcaaattTGCAAACCTAGCAAAATCAGGAAGGCTGGGCTGAGTGATCATCACATTCTGGGGAGGTATCACATATCACAGCAAGTTAAAGCCTTCACATGTATTTTTCTTGGTTGCCCTTCTTTCCATGTAACATTCTTCACTGAGTAGGAATATTAAGCAGTGAAGCAGTCTCAGATGAGGTAACTCAGCATAGTTACAGTAGATTTCCGGTAGAGCAGCTTTGGTTTAACTCCTCTTTTCTGGGGCTCTGACTTGCAGTATTTTGCTAAGCACCAGCAGATAACAGAGAAAGGGTGGCTGCCTGTCACTTAACATGGAGGGGTTTCTACTCTTGCTGAAAGTTATTTACCAACAATATCCTCAAAGGTCTAATTGCATTAGCTTTCCCTTTATGaaaatttcctttgaaaagtGAGTCACTAACCCAGGCGGGAAATTCTTTTGAAATACAGATGAGGAGACATTGAATGCAACTCTCTAGACAGTAATAGCTCTTGGAAAACTCCACCTCTTACCTCCTCTTAcccttgtttatttttttcctcagaaaactCACTTATCATATTAGACTGAGCTGAGATTCCTTTTTAACTGGTTTAGTAGTACAatattttttacaaattttCTAGCAGATAAAAATTCCAAAGTACTTGCTGAAGAAAAGGAATACCAAGAAAAGTAGGTAGTGCAGAAGTTTCTGTTCCTTAAGTAGGTTAACAGATTGACAGACTACTTCCTTCTCAACAATTCATTATTTCAGGGCTtattgttttgttgttgctatTTTAAGCAGGATTGTCAGAACCTGCCTATAAGCACTGAGCTTTAAGTCTTCTCTCTAGTGTTATATCTCAGCAATTGATTTTTCACAACCTGGGGAGACCTGAGAGAACTGAGTGAAAAGAACAACATAAactattaaatatttctgtgaagtCCCAATAACTGAAGTTACAGCCCTGTTCCTGCAACTCTGTACCATGGGTACACCCTACACTGCACTTGCTGCTTCTGTCAGGAAGCCTTTGTAACAAAGGGAGATTGCAGAAGAGCCTTGGTGGCTCCAGGAAGGGAAGCAATAAGCAAGGACATCCTGGAGAAGATTTACCAGTGGTGTTCCAAGGACTGCCACCTCCTCTGACAGCTGTGACTGCCTTCTGCAGCCCCAATAGGATGGAGGCTCATCACAAGGTGGGGTCACCTTCACCCACGTGGCATCATGCTGAGCCCTAGCACCCCACTTCTGGCACCAAACTACTTTGGCCATGTGCTCCAGAAGGGCAGCTGTCTGTGGGAAAGCAGAATGCCTGAAAAAAGCACAGAGAAGCCTCTCACCTACTTCTCACACAATCAATACCCCAGCAAATGTTTTGCGACATCAATTCTGGAAGCACAGCACTCTGCGAGCCAAATTAAGACCAACTAGGTCCAAATTCCAGGGGAACTGAGCAGGCCCCTGAGATAACTGATGGTCAGAGTCCACCAGGCTTATTCCCATCAGGCCATCCCATTCCAATAAAAGCTgacctgcagcagaggaaccTGCATGGCCACTCTCCAGAAGGTCAAGCATGTCACCCCCAGATATCTTATCAGGTGCTTTTTGAATAGAAGCCCAGAAAACACTGTGTGTTCTGATATGGAGGGGGAAAGGGCCCTGTCTGAGAAGTCACCAGGACAGGAAGGGCAAAACAACAATTTCAGGAATGGAGAAAGATTCCCATGCAGCTTGCAGGGAGGTGaagaacagagctgtgcatTTCAGACATTTGTGAGTCTCTCCTGCTGTTTCAATCACAGCCAAACAGCTGAAAGCAGGTAGAGCAACTTATACAAGTTCCTGCTGCTTATTTTCTACTGTCTAGTTTAAGATACCCTTTACTGAggtttccacagcagcagatctTACATGATGCACACCCTAAGTCACTGTATTAATACAGCATTGTTTAATGAGGCTGCAAAGTCTGCTCTTGTATTGGTAACAACCTtcaaaagattaatttttaaacaaaatttctACCAAAGCAGTGGTGTGATCTGTTTACCCTTGGCTTGTTCAGGATAGTGCAGTGCAACCTCACGGAGCATTAATTTCCTCACCACATTTTTAATGCCCAGCAGCCCTAATCAAAAtaccatggggaaaaaaaaaaaaaaaagccttatcAGCAGTCCCAGGGAGAAAACTTGCTCAGCACAGTTCAGAAAATCTTCCCCAGAGGaaaccagcagcaaaaccaggagTGGAGCAAACCTTTCCTAGCACTGTCTCAGAGGCAGATGtctgcctgccagcagcacacccagccagcctcGCCATAGCTGCTTGCTCCTTGTGTCCCTCCTCTCATCCATGCTCTCCTGCACATATGCACACACCTTTTTCTAGGAAACTACCACCAGTCCCCTGTAAGCTTCTAATTTCACTCTTCCAGGCTCATTTTTGCTGCAGCATATTTCCACACAATTAGGTAATTATGACAGCTAATTAATTATCAAATCTCAAAAGGCGAACCTCTGCCCTCTGCGCTGCCTCATGCTGAGCAAGCAGCACACGTGGGTGGAAATGGATGCTCCCTggtccctgctgccctctgtcCCTTGTAAAGGCAGGAATTCACTGAGTAACCCAGCTATGGCCTGGGCTGCTGTAGGGCTTCCCAAATGGGATCTCCTGCACACTATCCCAGACAGCTTCCCAAAGAGATTCCTCTGCCTTCTGCATCATGCCCATGAGGACGAAGAACTGTCCTCCCAGAATCATTGGTCCAGTGTGACCAGAGTTTAGGACACCAGAGGCTCCCCTGGCTCTTCAGCCCTTTCTGAAAGCTAAGCAGCCAACTAAAGGAAGCACCCACATCTGTCTGAAAAATAAAGCCTGGGATGTAGCTGGAATAAAGATTGAGCAATAAAGTTCACTCTTTTCATCCTCACTCCACAACTAAGCCCACATGGTTCTGAACTGGGTGCTCTCAACATATGAACCCTCCTCTCAGCATACGAGCACTTGTTGCTCCCCACACTGAAGCAAAAGCTCTCAGTGGAGTTTTTCAGCATTACTAGAGGAACCTGGTACCTGATTTCACCCAGATGTTCTCTAGGTCATGCAGATTCCTAAGGAAATTCTGTGAATAAACATCCAATCCTTTCCACTTTCTGAGCTACACAACACATCTCCTTGATTTAAGCCTGCCCTCAAAGTAGTGACTTCACACAGTTTATTTGGTCATGGTTAGCCAATTATTACTGCAGCATCTTCAGCTGACCCACCTGCAGTTTTAGAGAGGGcccctctttctcctccctcttTTAGGAGAACTACATGGAAATTGACAGCTTGCTCTTCAGCCCCAAATCATTCTCTTGTCATTGCCCTAACAATCCTGGAAATTAAAGGATAACTTCTCTCTGAAAACATTTGTGCCATGGCTGCTAGAGCTCCAAACAAAATGTTACAGGCAGGGAACATGATCTCAAGTTGTCACATAATAGAGGCAAAACCCAGGACCTGAAtgtgcagcacacacacacatagacacacacacagacagacacgtGCAAAGATGACTTGAATGCCATTCTCTCAACACAAGGTGGTCAGCTATACAATTGTTTGGGTAATTTCACAACTCTGCTGGCAGCATGCAGCCTGGGTCTTCAAGCAAGCTGCCCAACCCTTGGTGTCAGGAAAGGAACAGCTTGAGGTTTCTCAAACAAACCCGCAGCAATAACAAGTGGAGCTGGAACCACCTCAGCAAATTAGGAATAAGGAGCAGTGCTTTGTGCCACAGAAGTgggtgagggagggaggaagtCAGGAACCTGCTGGCAGACTCCTAAGCACATCAATGCACTCTCATCATTCAGCAGTTTGCTGTTTTCCTATACCCAAGTTTATACAAGTGCTGAACACTTCAGAGATCAAGCAGACCTACTAATGTGAAGTCAACCGTGTGCACTCAGCTGATGAGGGAATAACCAGAAGTTACTCTTTGCCCCTACAAACAAAGAAAGTGCTGGGGAAATGCAAAGTCGTTTGAGAGAATCAAGGAGAGATTAATTGGGTCACAACAACTGTGATAGATGTACTTATCTTAAATCCCTACCTCATGCCCTCTGTCTTGCACAGGACATGATTCACTGTCTGCTTCTGAGAATGACCCAGACTCATCGCTGGAGTTTGTTCCATAGGATGGCTCACATTTAATCTGGGCTCGGACCGGGTTGTACAATCCATCGCCCACCACGCCGGGCTCCTGGTGCTCGGGCGCCAGGAACCGGGGGCCTTGGGAGCACGGGGAAGAGGAGAGCTCGCAGAGGcgcaggctgcagggagagccgCCGCTGCCGTCCTCCGCGTACGAGTAGGAGGAGCACGAGCTGGAGGTCCTGGTTCTGGTTTCCAGAGGAGGAGAGCGAGGGCAAACTTTAATTGGCACCGGACAGCTGGTGTTGGGCCGCATCCGTCCCGGCAGGTGATCGGCTGTGAGTGCGCTGTGCGAATAGgtctgggagctggggagggactggcTGCCGCCAGCCCACAGACCCTTTGGCACAGTCTCAGTGAGGTCTTTGTCCAAGCTGCTCACACCAGAATATGAATGCACCGAAGTGTTTACTTGGTCACAAGCATTTGAAGAGAATATAACGCTCCTCCTGTCCAGTTCCCCTTCTTGCTTACAGAGAGTTTCAAAGCCGGGCCCCCTGAGTGGTGATCCCACTGTGAAGTTGGAAGCATCCTTCTGCATGGCATGGGACTGTCCATAGTTCCCTGTGAAAGGGACATAATCAGTTTTGTGGTCACCCTGAGTTGTCCCTTTTTCAAAAGGGCATGCTGGACTCCTGCCAAAGTGCTGTTGGGAAGTGCTGGGGAAGCCAACCAAATCTATGCTTTTTGTTCTGTTGAAGAAAGACCGCAAGCAAGAAGGAGAAGACCCACTTTTTGGCCTGTCGACACAAGTGAGGCTTGGCTGTTTCCTGTCCATTTCAACATCCCCTTCTTTATCCCTGATGTCAGGTTCGTCTCCAGACAGGCAAAGTGTGATGCTTTCTTCATCGTTCTCTTCATTCTGAGGCTCACTTTTTATCTGCCCCATAGCAAGTCCTGATTTGAGGCCATTTCCAGAGCTCTCTTCACTGAATGTGCTTGCAAAACCTGAGGTACTGATGTGTGATGTGTTGTAGACATTCTTGGTACAAGCAAGCTGGTATTTCTTGTATCTGGGGTACCGTGTTACTGCATCTTTATCCAAATTGTCCTTGCTATCTCTCAGCATGTCAGAGTCAGGCAGCATCCCTTCGCCTTTGTCCGCTCCAGCAACAGTGGTTTCAAAATTGAAGGGTTCTTGGTGCATCCTCTCCCTCGGGCAAGATATTTTTGACGTCTCCGATTCCATCGTCTCCTCCTCGTCTCCATCGGAGTTCTCCTCATCGTGCATGCGCTGGCAGGCGGTATCTTTTTTGCACAGGAACAGGCCATCTTCGTTGTTCAGCAGCTGTGTCTGAAGGAAGCTGAAGCAGGAGTCCTCCAGGTTGTGCATGCGCAGGAACTCGGCGCAGTGGATGACCTCCtggatgttttctctgctgagtAACAGCTTAGCAGTGTAGGCGAACTGTAACAATGGACCAAATCCCCTGACAGTGACCTGCAAAAATAGAGAGGAAAATTGCCGGTGTTACCATCAGCTCTTGCTATCATCCCAAGTCCTTCATCATGTGGTTAGATAAACTAACAGATCTGGCATTCAGAAATAAAtactgcccagcagcagctgctcttctGTCACACCTGCAGTGATGCTACATCCCAGAACAAGCACTGCTCCCTTTGTGGGCCTCCTGTACATCATTGTACTGGTTGAACTGAGACAGTTTTTCCCAAGTATCTTGAAGACCTGTGAACTAAGTCTCTGGCCTAATAAAAGGTTGACAAAACTAGCCTGGACACTGCTAAGTCTTACATGGATTTCATTTTTACTGTGCTACAGCCCCCAACCATGAAAGCACCAATTTAATTTTGATTCTTCTGCTCTGATGGAAGGTTCAATGAACACGTTTCAAGCTTAAGATACCACTTATCCAAAAAGTGTTTTGATAAGGAAACACTTATTATTACAGCAAAATTCAACAGAAaatctttcttcctctttcaaaagcaaacaatttcctttttttcttctaaattttttGCAAGCCATTGCTGAATACATGATAGGTAAGTACAGACTGCATAACTTTCCTCTATCCCATGGAGATTATTCCCCTCATACTTTTCCAAATTTTAGTGAGCCTGAGGTACAGctaacagaaaagaaattaatatttatagtTTAAATGGTAGAAATTATTCTGAGTCCCACCTCAGTACTTAATTTCCCACCATTTTCTTTGTAGAAAGAGTAAAAACTGTTTCCAGGAGAGTGATCTCCAGACAACTGTTCCAGGTCTGACTTATGCACTGCTActcatcttttctttccataCCATCTGTGTTTAACattaatttatgatatattaaaaaatacacacTTCCCCCCCCACCATTTTTTATGGTTGTATCTTTACATACAGCTATCAAATAAGTTGCTAAGTCACATAGTGAACTCTAGATACTGTCTATTTTTGACAAAAATACTCTGACTGCCACCACTATCTTctcttacatttttttctcccaatgGGTATGAAACAAAAGGATTGGAAATATTATTCTTCATGAAGCAGCAACAGGCTGCTTCAGAACCACAACCCATCATCAAGGATTAAGGTTTCTGCACAAGAAAATTCAGTGCTTTGGCTACAAGTTTGAGATTTGGAAGACCACAACTTAATTTCCCACTGCACCAACCACCTACTACATGACGCTGGTAAGTCCCTTCAGTCTCAATTCCCTGAGACTGAAGTTCTTGCCTTTCTTGCAAGTAGCACTCATTTATCTGAGTTCCCTGTGCTTTGCATACCAGGCAAAGGCCTCTAGATGGGATTCAGCACAGCCAACACCTGCATGCCTGTGTGAGGTTGGGATGCACAGCCTGCAACCTCCTTCTGGATGCAGATGTCTCTGGTAGGCATCCCCAGCTCAGTTCCtttgtttaaaacaaataaGAAGGGGAAGCACTGCtgtctccatttttctttcttttttttttttttttttgcaaaatggCCTAAAGACAGAAGGGGAACATAGAAAGTAGACCAGGttccttctccaggctgtgAGGATTGAAACTCccatttcccagctcctcagaagGGTATATTTGGGATGGTATAGGATACCCTGAAGGTGAGCTGCTTTTTACTATTCTTCCAATTGAATTAATGCCACCGAGCAAAGAAGCTGCTCAAAAGGCTGGTGGACTATCAGGCCATGAATTTGCAAAGGTCTAATTCGTGATTAGAGTGTATCTGAGTGAATAATTTGGTTCATCTCAATGAAAAGCCTATAAAGCCCCTATACTGCCTCAAGACCAGCGGCAGAGTCCAcagatttttacagaaaatcCTGACTTCCACaaacaagcctttgttattcatagATCTGTACTTATGATGGCAGACTATGAAGACACCACAAGTGGTGCAGATTGTCAtggggagaaaaatattttaaaacacctctAAAATTGCTTCCAATAGCTATTCCATCCATAATAGTACTGCTCTATCTGCTATTTTAAGAAGCAGTGCATTTTCATGCACATACTTACACACTTGCACATTCCTGTCTAACAATACGCCTCTGGTACGGAATTGCCAAGATTTACAGCTGGCTATTAAACCAATCTCTGCTTTATCAGTGTTACACTTTCTGCCTATTTGTTAGATTATCAGCTCACTAAAGGCCTATCTGCATTTTATCTATGCAGCATGATTAACAAAATTGCTCGGGAACTTAATGAGCTACTCGCAGGCTGATGGTAAGATCTTCATTGTGGGGGCTTACATATTGCTGCATATCTTGTAAGCTCGGCAGCAGCGTAGGTCTGCAGGGACCGTGGAGCACAAACACAGCTCTCCTGGCAGTGGTGCCACTCGGCCACTAGGTGGAATGGCTGGAAAGCAAATTAGaataattttctgtgctgggccagggttccacctgcctgcctgccgccccagcacaggcactgtgCACAGCCTCGGGCTGactcccacagccccacagcaagGCTGTCTCCCACGCTGACACAGCTTTTGCTCCAGGTAAAGCAGCACGATAACAAACAGCAGCAAGGCAGCTGGTGGAGATGCTCTGCGCCGGATGCGTCGGAAGCAGAGCACGAGACTGTGCCGCGGGCTCCCCACGGTGCCCAGCAGATGCCTCCTGTGAAGGATGATGAAAACTCCGAGCAAATGTGTGCCTTGACTTCCTTTGGAGATACTACCCACTGACACAACCTTCACTCTCACAATCCTCAGATCCAAAGGGGGGAAGTTTCTTTTCAAGCACCCGGCACTTGTCATTGCCCTCAGGCAGAAATCTCTCTAGTGCCAATTCTTGAAACTGCACAAACAATAACTTTGGAAACAAACGGGTGCAAAGCTTGCTGCCAAGTGTGAAAGCCAGCGCAAGCTCTGCCGCCTGAAGCTGTCTAAATATTGATTCGGCTCCCGTGGCAGGTTCCCTGCCTCGGCCCCACCAGTTTTGGGACTGCTTGCATCTGATGCATTCTGGCAGGAAGGCTGGAATCGAGCCACTGGAGCGTGACTATGAACACTGCACACTGGGAAAGAAAAGCCTTTGAAGCTGCATGTACTACCACCACACAGGCACTTCTCTAGGAAGAGATAAGGACAGTCTTTTAAAATCATTTGATCTGACTGATGCATCCCAGTGAAAAAATTTAGTGAAAACAAGTTGATCTACGTTTGCAGAAGGAAAGAGATAATTTCTCTGCTATAACAGTCTTCATTTACACGTGAGAGAGGCCTTTGTTAGAGGGGTAAACCCATACCAGCAACAAtcccaggttttttttttctttattgaaaaTAAGATGTCCAAGAGTTGTTTGCTTTTAAGCCTTATTTTCTGTATAAATTAATGTTTAAGCAGGCAGGTCAGTTTGTGGGAACCTCCACCAGGCACCCTCTCCAAGCTCATATGCCAAGTCACTACTTTCCTGCCTTTTAATCCTTTGCCTTATTccaatttcttttcatttctattgtttaaatggaattgaCTGGCTACTAGAAAATCAGACAGGGAAAAGGTAAAGCATACATATAAAACAACGCTcacacagagagaaaagcaaagatcCTAGCTTCTTGGAGGCTTGATTTCTTTCCCTTATGTTTACTTGTTTGTTTCCCTTATGTGCACTTGCAGCATGCCAAACAGCTCACCCAGACTAAGGATAAAGCACTTTATTTGTCTTGCTTCTGTCCCCAGCTGGACTTGTATGCATTAGAACTGTCTAAAGCACAGAGGACACGGGTAATGCAGCCCTGCCTAAGGCACCTGGCACACCTCCTTGCTCTACAGCAATCCAAGAGACCAAGCCCAcgtgcagctcctggctctgctgtgctgccacaggTACACTGGGCTCAGTGTGCAGCAGGGAGGTCTGAGTCAATTCAGCATTGTGGTGATAACAAGGCTGACCACTGTTAAGGTGAGAGAAAACAACTTCTCCTGCTCTTTGTCTGCGTCTTGTCTTTCAGACTGAGCTGGGGGACGTGTTTTGTATGGCCATGCCCTTGTGAGTGTGTGCTATTGAGGAACAGGCTGGAAACAATGCAATGATATGATCACCATCAAGAGATGTTAATCAGCATTAGCCATATTGAATTTactggaaaaacacagacagcagccctgcagaaaacAAGCACGCAAAGTCTATTTTAGTTGAGTTTGACATTGCTTTTCTCCTCACAGAGTCCCGGGGAGTGCGATGCTCTGGTTAGTCCTAATTGATTTAAGTGACCAGACTTCCACTACTTCCTTTGGGAGATCATTGCCAGACTCTACTTAAAACCTCCTCGTGAGGAAATATTTCCCTTATTTTCCTCCATCAGCTCTCATTGCATTTCCTTGATGCATTCCGGGTaatgctttttccttttggagAAACATCTGTATTGTTGTTAGActctctgccttccttcctttcttcacTGGTCATTAATGAAAAGCTGGCTAATTCAAGGAAAAGAGTATTGATCACTGTCGGATGGGAGAATAAGAAGCTGAGAGGACAGTCAGCAATAAATGCTAGTAAAGGAGGCAGCATTACAGGTGCAAATAGAGCATTTTTAGAAAAGCATTCTTCTAGTTCTGGGCCCGTACTATTCTAAAATTAGGAGGAGGGTTAGCTCACTTTCACATTGGGAACACCATCTTTTTGTAAGGGACTTCTAGGTCAGAAATTCTATTTTAAACCTATCTGTACACACACAGGCACCGTGGGAGACGCAGCGCTGTGGGTGAACTGGCTCTGGCTCCCTGCTGTATCCGTGCCCTCCGTGAGGGCTGATCAGGAATACCATGGAggcctctgtgctgctctgaacaCACGGGACGTGGCCTGGGAGCACACATGGAGCACTGACATTTCTGCCGATGGGCCGGGCGCGCTGTGCGCCGCAGAGTTCATCAGTGCACGCTCATTAGCGAGCTGCCCAGACTTCTAGATGTCTCAAAATCCCAGACAAATAGACAAAATCCTCCAATTCTGCACAGACAGTGTTTCTTATGGGGGGTGGGAAGGAAGGTTATTTCCAAAGGAAACAGGGATGTCTGGTAACCCCGCTTGGAATGGCATCTGTATGAAAAGCTGcatctggagcagggaaggtcAACCCCTGCGAAATGCCAGCAAAGTCTGACTTCAGTTTAAAGAGGGGAAAAGTGATTAAGGGCAAGAAAAGATCACTGTAAACATGTAGGAATGTAAACTTGGCAAGGCAGTATCTAAAATGGAGCAAGGGAATGTTTACAGTAATCTGATGCAGACTAACATCAAGAACAGAGAAGAACTGTCTGGTTTGCTATGGGGCGCTATTGGCATTTgcagcaaaaagaaattaaaatgtagggattttttcccctgactcTTAACCTAACAGTCAATTCAGAGCGGTCTTGGAAGGCTTTCCAGGGAAGATGATGGATACTTTATGTCTGGGTCCTGCAAAGGAAAACTAACAAAGTGCAACCTTGTTCTGGAGAGCTGGGCTTTAATTTAGTAGACTTTTCCAGGGCTAATTTCTGTGTTAATGAGGGCACAGTGCCAATGATCTGCTAGGAAAGAGCAATAAAGTTCAACAGCAAATGCACATGCAATTGTTCCTTTCCAAATAAAGCATACCTGGGGCACATGCAAAGAACAAGCTCATTGGTGGTGGCGTGAGAGGGCAGagccctctcctcccctccaggGATACAATGAAACCTGCAGAACATTAGTTGCTAAATCCTACTGAACTGGGGGTAATTTGGGT contains:
- the BACH2 gene encoding transcription regulator protein BACH2, with the translated sequence MSVDEKTDSPMYVYESTVHCTNILLCLNDQRKQDILCDVTLIVEGKEFRAHRAVLAACSEYFLQALVGQTENDLVVSLPEEVTVRGFGPLLQFAYTAKLLLSRENIQEVIHCAEFLRMHNLEDSCFSFLQTQLLNNEDGLFLCKKDTACQRMHDEENSDGDEEETMESETSKISCPRERMHQEPFNFETTVAGADKGEGMLPDSDMLRDSKDNLDKDAVTRYPRYKKYQLACTKNVYNTSHISTSGFASTFSEESSGNGLKSGLAMGQIKSEPQNEENDEESITLCLSGDEPDIRDKEGDVEMDRKQPSLTCVDRPKSGSSPSCLRSFFNRTKSIDLVGFPSTSQQHFGRSPACPFEKGTTQGDHKTDYVPFTGNYGQSHAMQKDASNFTVGSPLRGPGFETLCKQEGELDRRSVIFSSNACDQVNTSVHSYSGVSSLDKDLTETVPKGLWAGGSQSLPSSQTYSHSALTADHLPGRMRPNTSCPVPIKVCPRSPPLETRTRTSSSCSSYSYAEDGSGGSPCSLRLCELSSSPCSQGPRFLAPEHQEPGVVGDGLYNPVRAQIKCEPSYGTNSSDESGSFSEADSESCPVQDRGHEVKLPFPVDQITDLPRNDFQMMIKMHKLTSEQLEFIHDVRRRSKNRIAAQRCRKRKLDCIQNLECEIRKLVCEKEKLLSERNQLKASMGELLDNFSCLSQEVCRDMQSPEQIQALHRYCPVLRPMDLQPVTTISPAPAGVEQSLVSSQCVGESMQCCSEQGSVQLGAPWLPNNISENCSAGAGLDGADAGTYPERELPPEQSSQTVTVDFCQEMTDKCTTDEQPRKDYT